TTTGTCGGCGGAAATCATCGTCATCGCGCTGGGCACCGTGGCCGCGGCCACCTTTGCCGAGCAGGTGGCCGTCGTCGTCGGCATTGCCATCATCATGACGGTGGGCGTGTACGGCCTGGTGGCCGGCATCGTCAAGCTCGATGACGCGGGCTTTTATTTGTCCGCGCGCAAGGGTGCAGGCGCGCTGATGGACGGCGTGCGCGGCTTGGGCCGCATGCTCGTGTCGGCGGCGCCGAAACTGATGAAATTCCTGTCCGTCGTGGGCACGCTGGCCATGTTCATGGTCGGCGGCGGCATCCTGACGCACGGCTGGCCGTGGGCCAGCGCGATGCTGCACCATGCGGAAGAAGCGGTGGGCAGCGTGGCCGGCATCGGCCCCGTGCTGGCCGCCGTCACGCCCAGCCTGATCAATGCGGTGGCCGGCCTGATCGCCGGCGGCCTGGTGCTGGCCGGCGTCACCGCCGTGTCCGCTTTGTTGCGCATGATCAAGCCAAGCAAATAAACTTTCTGGTCTGATGAGGCGGCAGGCGCATCCGTGCCTGCCGCCCCGGCCATGCCGACGGCGCCCGCTGCCCATGGAGACCTTATGCAGACTTCCCCCGCCCCACGCCCCAGCAGCGCCTTTATCGGCGCGTCCTGGGCGGCATTGCTGATCGGCATCGTCACTTACCTGTCCGGCCTGTGGAACGCCAGCATGCCCCTCAACGAGAAGGGCTATTACTTCACGATCCTCGTGTACGGCCTGTTCGCCGCCATCTCGCTGCAGAAATCCGTGCGCGACCGCGCCGAAGGCATCGCCGTGACGGGGATTTACTTTGGCCTGTGCTGGATTTCCGTGCTGCTGGCCTTGCTGCTGCTGACGGTGGGCCTGTGGAACGCCACCCTGCAAAACAGCGAAAAAGGGTTCTATGCCATGGCGTTTTTACTCAGCCTGTTCGCCGCTGTGGCCGTGCAAAAGAACGTGCGCGACGTGGCGCGCGCCACGCCGCTCGCACCGCAGGACGTGCCGGGAACTTAAACGCCACCGCCCCGTCTATCTCCGTATCCATGTCGGGAGGGGATGATGGGCGACCAGCAGAAACGTTTGCAGATGGCACTGGAGGCGGCGCACATGGCCATCTGGGATTCGCGCATCGTCGATGGCCAGGTCATCGACGGCACGGTCAGCTGGTCGGCCAAGGGCGCTGCCTTGCTGGGCCTGGAAGAACGCGCGCTGACGCAGCCATTTCGCGCCTTTCTCGACTGCGTGCACGCCAGCGACCGCGACAAGGTCATGACCGTGCTGCAGGACGGCGTGCGCCGGCGCGAAGGCTACGCCCTGCAATACCGCGTCGTCTGGCCCGACGGCAGCGAACATTGGCTGGCGGCCAAGGCGCAAATTTTCATGGATGCCGACGGGCATCCCGAACGCACCCTGGGCATCATCTGGGATATCACCGAGCACATGGAGCGCGAACTTCTGATCGCAGAAAGCAAGGAACTGGCCGAAGTGACGCTCAGCTCCATCGGCGATGGCGTCATCACCACCGATCCTCAGGGCAAGACGCGCTACCTGAACCGGGTGGCCGAGCAATTGACGGGCTGGAGCAACGAGCTGGCGCAGGGCCTGGACATCTGGGAAACCCTCAAGCTCGTCGATGAACACACGGGGGCGCCGCTCGAACACGTGGCCATCAAGTGCTTGCGCCAGCGCCAGGCCATCGGCATTTCCACGCATGCGCAGCTGGTCACGCGCGAAGGGCGGCATATCGCCGTGGAAGACTCGGCCGCGCCCATCTGGTCGCGCGACGGCGAGATCCTCGGTGCCGTCGTCGTGTTTCGCGACGTCAGCCACGAACGCAAGCTGAGCCAGCAGCTGTCGTGGCAAGCCACGCACGACGCCCTGACGGGCCTGATCAACCGGCGCGAATTCGAACATCTGGTGGCCGGCGCCCTGCACACGGCCAAGCAGGACGGCCACACACATGCGCTGCTGTACCTGGATCTGGACCAGTTCAAGGTCATCAACGACACCTGCGGCCACGGCGCCGGCGACGTGCTGCTGCAGCTGCTGGCCAAGATGCTGCAGGGGCGCATGCGCGACAGCGACATCCTGGCGCGCCTCGGCGGCGACGAACTGGGCGTGCTGCTGCCCCACTGCCCGCTCGATCACGCGCGGCAGATCGGCGAACAGCTGCGCCAGTCCATCCGCGATTTCCGCTTCGCCTGGGATAACCGCAGCTTCGAGCTGGGCGTGAGCATCGGCATCGTGGAAATCAACCAGGACAGCAAGTCCATGAGCGAGCTGCTGAGCGCTGCCGACCAGGCGTGCTACCTGGCCAAGGAGCAGGGCCGCAACCGCATCCATGTCTACCAGGAATCGGACGTCATGCTGGCGCAGCGGCACGGCGAAATGCTGTGGATTTCGCGTCTGAACGAAGCGTTCGCACACGATTATTTCCGCCTGTACGCCATGCCCATCGTGCACCTGCACGACCGCGAGGAACACCACGACGAAGTGCTGATCCGTATCCGCAACAGCAAGGGCGACCTGATACTGCCCGGCGCCTTCATTCCCGCCGCCGAACGCTACGACATGATGCTGCCCATCGACCGCTGGGTCATCCGCGCCGTCTGCGCGCATATCGAAAGCGTGCGCGACAGCCTGCCGCCGCTCGAGGCGCTGGCCGAAAGCCGGCGCCGCGCACCGGCCCTGTATTCCGTCAACCTGTCGGGCATGTCGCTGGCCGACACGGGCTTGCACGACTACATTACCGAGCAGTTCGTGCAATTCGCGATTGCGCCCGAACAGATCTGCTTTGAGATCACGGAAACGGCCGTCATCGCCAACCTGCCCAAGGCGCAAGTGTTCATGCGCCAGCTCAAGGCCATGGGCTGCCGCTTCTCGCTCGACGACTTCGGCAGCGGCTTTTCCTCGTTCGGCTACCTGAAGGCCCTGCCCGTCGACTATCTGAAGATCGACGGCGTCTTCGTGCGCGACATCGCCACCAACGCCATCAACCGCGCCATGGTCAAGGCCATCAATGAAGTGGGCCACGTGATGGGCCTGCAAACGGTGGCCGAATACGTGGAAGACGAAGCCACCCTGGCCGTCATCCGCGAGCTGGGCATCGACTATGCGCAAGGCTACGCCGTGGGCGGCCTGCGGCCGCTGACGGCGGGCGTGGATTAGCGGCCAGCTTCAGAGCTCGCAGGCCGGCGCCGCCGCCACGCACTGCGCATCGGGAAACGAGCGCACGCGGTAGCGCACCGGGTAGCAATCGATTTGCTCCATCAGGCCGCCGCCGATGGCTTGCGCCTCGTCCCACGCCAGCAGCTTGCTGCCGCTGCGCTCGCCATGCTCGTCGCGCACCTCGAGCGCCACGACATCGGTGCGCGGCAGCAAGGTATGCACGTCACGGGCCCAGCTGCTCACGGAAACGACGCGCTCGCCCGGCTGCCGTTCGATCAGCAGGCAGCTGGCGACGAAGACATCTTCGCCCGTGCTCGTGTTGAGTTGCTCCCACTCTTCCTTCTGCTGGTTGTAGAGATCGGCGCGCACGATCGTCTGGAAACGCCGCAGCGCCGTGGCGACGGCCGCATCGGCCGGTTCGCAGGCGACGATTTTCCCGTCCCGCACGCCATACAGGGCGGTCGAGACCTGCCGCCCCTCGTCGCGCGCCAGTTGATCGGCCAGAGCCACCATGGCCAGCTGTCCTGCCGCATGGTGCGACGACGCCAGCAGGAAGCGGCCGCGCGTGGGCACCATCACCAGCGGTTCGCCGCCTTCGCAGGCGCGGTACAGCAAGTCCGGCAGCAGCAGGCGCGAAGAATCATAGGCGTCGTTCCAGTCGCCCAGCAGCAAGCCGTTGCCCAACGCGACGAAACTGTGCGCCGTGCGGTCGCGCAAATTGTCCATGGCCGCCGCCAGCGCCTGTTCGAACGTCACGCCCCACTGCGCCAGCGTAGCCTGGCCGATGGTGGCCATATTCGCTTCCGTATCGTAGGCCAGCATGACGACCGCATCCTCGCTGAAGTCCTGGCAGGCAGTGGCAAATGCCGGACGCTGCGGCTCGGTCTGCGCCAGCAGGCGCAGATGGTCGCCCTGCCGGCGGCTGCGCAGTACGGGCATCAGGCTGGCGCGGGCGTCGGCAAAGCTGGATGGCACGCCGGGAGCCGAGTAGATGCTCAGGTAGTGCTGCACGACGTGTGCACGCTGCTTGCGAGGCGCGGCGCAATAGTCGCGGTAGGCATTGTCCAGATTGAAAACATGCCCGTCGTCGCTGCCCGACACGATGCGAAACTGTTCCCGTTCATAGCGGCTGTCGGATGCCAGGCCATCCTGGACGATCTGCCGCAGGACGAGCTGCGCAAAGGCATCGCGCGAGGGAGGGCTGCGGAAAAAATCGAATAAACCCATGGGTCTCCTGAATCCAAAGAAAGCCGCCAAGGCAAATAGTGCCAATTAGCAAAAGAAATAGCCAATTTGGCACTATAAACGAAAAGCTGCCGGGACGAAATGGGACTGGCTTGAGAGCTGCGGCAAATTACCCGAGCCAATCTGGAGGATTTTGATCTACATCAATAAATTTGCGCAGGCGACTCCTTACACTGATCTCCATTCTTGCAATCGTGCAAGTCTTACTTACCAATTGCTCATTTAACCGACCAGGAAGCCGCGACCATGCGACAAAATTTGCCAGTGACTAACCGTGAAGTCCTCGTCCAGGACGACCAGGCCATCGTGTCGAAAACGGATATGAACGGCAATATCGTCTACGTGAATCCGTACTTCAGCCAGGTCAGCGGCTTCAGCGAGGCAGAGCTGCTCGGTTCGCCCCAGAACATCGTGCGCCACCCGGACATGCCGGCCGAGGCGTTTGCCGACCTGTGGGCGTCGATCCAGGCCGGCACGCCGTGGACGGGCCTGGTCAAGAACCGCTGCAAGAACGGCGATTTTTACTGGGTGCGCGCCAACGTCACGCCCATCCGCGAAGCGGGCAAGACCATCGGCTACATGTCGGTGCGCGTGAAGGCCGACAAGGACCAGGTCAAGGCGGCCGAGGAAGCCTACGCGGCCATCCGCAACAAGGAAGGCGGCAACATCGTCATCAAGCATGGCCAGATCGTGCGCCCGGGCCTGGCGCACCTGCTGCACAACCTGACGCACATGTCGCTCAACCTGCGCATCTGGGCCGCCACCTCCATCGTCAACTGCCTGCAGCTGCTGGTGTGCATCATCAGCCTGTTCGCCAGCGGCGGCAAGATCACCAATTACGCCATCTTCGGCGCCACCCTGTTCGGTTTCCTGATCAACGTCTTCCTCTGGTACACCTTGCGCATGTCCGTGCTCAAGCCGCTGGGCAAGGCCCTGAACGGCGCGCGGGCCATTGCCGCCGGCGATCTGTCGGGCAGTTTTGAAACGGACAGCACGGATGAAATGGGCCAGCTGCTGCGCGCCCTGCAACAGATGAACAGCAACCTGATCGCCACCATCCGCGACGTGCGCATCAACGTGGAAACCATGGCCGTGGCCACCAAGCAAATCGCCGTCGGCAATATGGACCTGTCGGGCCGTACGGAATCGCAGGCGGCCAGCCTTGAAGAGACGGCGTCGAGCATCGAGGAATTCTCGTCGACCGTGAAACAGAACGCGGACAACTCGGTGCAGGCGAATGAACTGGCCGTGGCCGCCTCGAAAGTGGCGGTGCAGGGCGGCGAGATCGTTTCCGAAGTGATCACCACCATGGACGACATCAACACCTCGTCAAAGAAGATCGTCGACATCATCGGCCTGATCGAAGGCATCGCCTTCCAGACCAACATCCTGGCCCTGAACGCGGCCGTGGAAGCGGCGCGCGCCGGCGAGCAGGGCAGGGGCTTTGCCGTGGTGGCGGGCGAAGTGCGCAACCTGGCGCAGCGCTCGTCCGTGGCGGCCAAGGACATCAAGCAACTGATCGAAATTTCCGTCGGCAAGGTGGGCGCCGGCATGCTGCAGGTGAACCGCGCGGGCGCCACCATGGAGCAGGTGGTCAGCTCCGTCAAGCAGGTGACGGCGATCATGCAGGAAATTTCCATCGCCTCGCGCGAGCAAAGCATCGGCGTCGACCAGGTCAACCAGGCCATCGCCCACATGGACCAGGTGACGCAGCAGAACGCGGCCCTGGTGGAAGAAGCCGCCGCGGCCGCCACGCGCCTGGCGGAAGAAGCAGCCAGCCTGTCGCAAGCCGTGAGCCTGTTCAATTTCGGCAAGATGCCGCCACCGCGCCGCGTCGCCATGCCCGGCGGCAAGGGCGGCGCCGCGAACGCCGGCAAACCCGCCATGAAACGCCTGGCCGCCTAAACCTTTCAAGACATCAAAACACATCATGCCTACACTCCTCAGCAGTGCTTCCGCCGACCTGGACGCCGTCGTCGAATTCGACCCGGTCATCATCGGCAAGATGAGCCAGTCCGGCCCCCGCTACACGTCGTATCCGACCGCCGACCGTTTCAGTGCCGACTTTGGCTACGGCAATTTCCTCGAAGCGCTGGCCGCGCTGCGCATGCGCGGCGGCCGACGTCCGCTGTCGCTGTACGTGCACGTGCCGTTCTGCGACACCCTGTGCTACTACTGCGCCTGCAACAAGATCATCACGAAAGACCGCAGCAAGGCCGCCACCTACCTCAGCTACCTGAAACAGGAAATCGCCATGCAGGGCAAGCTGTTTGCCGGCATGAACCAGATCGAGCAATTGCACTTCGGCGGCGGCACGCCCACCTACCTGAGCGAAAAGCAGATGGACGAACTGATGGCGCACCTGCGCCAGCATTTCGAGTTCGCTGCCGATGAAGACGGCGAATATTCGATCGAGATCGACCCGCGCACCGTGTCGCGCGAGCGCGTGTTTTCCCTGCGTGCGCAAGGCTTTAATCGCATCAGCCTGGGCGTGCAGGATTTCGACGCGGACGTGCAAAAAGCCGTCAACCGCATCCAGCCGGAAGCGGAAACGGTGGCCATCATGCAGGCGGCGCGCGACGCCGGTTTCCGCTCGATCAGCATCGACCTGATCTACGGCCTGCCCAAGCAAAACCTGGACACGATGACGGAAACCTTGCGCAAGGTGATCAACGCCAGCCCCGACCGCATCGCCCTGTACCACTACGCGCACATGCCGCACCTGTTCAAGCCGCAGCGCCGCATCCTCGACGCCGACATGCCCGACAGCGCCACCAAGCTGGCCATGCTGGGCCTGTGCATCGCGCGCCTGACCGCCGCCGGCTATGTCTACATCGGCATGGACCATTTCGCCAAGCCGACGGACGACCTGGCCGTGGCGCAGCGCCAGGGCCGCTTGCACCGCAATTTCCAGGGCTATTCCACGCGCGCGGAAGCGGACCTGATCGCCTGCGGCGTGTCGGCCATCAGTTCCGTCGGCGCCGTCTACAGCCAGAATGAAAAGACGCTCGACGCGTACTATGAAAAGCTCGACGAAGGCGTGCTGCCGATCGCGCGCGGCATCAAGCTCGATACGGACGATTTATTACGCCGTATCATCATCCAGATGCTGATGTGCAATTTCGAATTGTCGATCGCCACCATCGAGCAGGCGCACCCCGTGAAATTCCGCAGCTACTTCGCCACGGAACTGGAAAAGCTGCGCGAACTGGCGCGTGACGGCTTGCTCGTCATCGAGGAAGACTGGCTGACGGTGACGCCGAAAGGGCGCTTGCTGATCCGCAATATCTGCATGGTTTTCGACCGCTACCTGACCATGGCGCGCGCCAACGCGGCGCCGGACGCGGTGCAGCCGCTGCGCTACTCGAAAACGGTGTAACACCGCCCGATGAACGCCCTCAGCCTCGTGCCCATGTTCCTGGTCGGCCTGGCCGGCAGCGTGCACTGCATCGGCATGTGCGGCGGCATCGTGGGCGCCCTGTCGATCAGCGGCGGTGCCGCTCCCGCGCCAGCGCGCCCCGTGATCGCCATCGCCGTGGCGCGCCCGGCATTGCAGACAACCGTGCAGGCCAATGTGCTGCGCGTGCTGGCCTACAACGGCGGGCGCATAGGCAGCTACATGCTGGCCGGCGCCCTGGCCGGCAGCCTGGCCGGCGCCGGCATGCTGCACATGGCGTCACTGCAAGTGGCCGGCTACTGGCTGGCCAACCTGATGCTGGTGGCGTTGGGCCTGTACCTGATGGATGCCTGGCGCGGCCTGGCCCGGCTGGAAGCGGCGGGCAACGTCGTCTGGCGCCGCGTGCGTCCCCTGCTGAAACCGCTGATGCCCATGGATACGCCGTTCAAGGCGCTGGCCGTGGGCGGCCTGTGGGGCTGGGTGCCGTGCGGCATGGTCTACAGCGCCCTGCTGACGGCCATGATGCAAGGTTCGGCATTGCGCGGCGCGGCCACGATGGCCGCCTTCGGCCTGGGCACCCTGCCCACGTTGCTGGGCATGGGACTGCTGGGCACGCGCCTGCGCACACAGATGCAGCGCCGCCCCGTGCGCATCGCCAGCGGCGTGCTGGTGCTGGGCTTTGGCTTGCTGGGCCTGCTGCGCGCCGCGAATGGCGTCTCGCTGGGCTGGCTCGACGCCCTGTGCGTCACGGGCCATCCATGAAAAGACGCATGAAAACAAACTTATGAATGCAGTTTTACAACCCTCCGCCTGCTTCCATTGCGGCTTGCCCGTGCCCAGCGGCTCGAGCTGGCACGTCACCA
This window of the Janthinobacterium agaricidamnosum genome carries:
- the hemN gene encoding oxygen-independent coproporphyrinogen III oxidase; translation: MPTLLSSASADLDAVVEFDPVIIGKMSQSGPRYTSYPTADRFSADFGYGNFLEALAALRMRGGRRPLSLYVHVPFCDTLCYYCACNKIITKDRSKAATYLSYLKQEIAMQGKLFAGMNQIEQLHFGGGTPTYLSEKQMDELMAHLRQHFEFAADEDGEYSIEIDPRTVSRERVFSLRAQGFNRISLGVQDFDADVQKAVNRIQPEAETVAIMQAARDAGFRSISIDLIYGLPKQNLDTMTETLRKVINASPDRIALYHYAHMPHLFKPQRRILDADMPDSATKLAMLGLCIARLTAAGYVYIGMDHFAKPTDDLAVAQRQGRLHRNFQGYSTRAEADLIACGVSAISSVGAVYSQNEKTLDAYYEKLDEGVLPIARGIKLDTDDLLRRIIIQMLMCNFELSIATIEQAHPVKFRSYFATELEKLRELARDGLLVIEEDWLTVTPKGRLLIRNICMVFDRYLTMARANAAPDAVQPLRYSKTV
- a CDS encoding EAL domain-containing protein is translated as MALEAAHMAIWDSRIVDGQVIDGTVSWSAKGAALLGLEERALTQPFRAFLDCVHASDRDKVMTVLQDGVRRREGYALQYRVVWPDGSEHWLAAKAQIFMDADGHPERTLGIIWDITEHMERELLIAESKELAEVTLSSIGDGVITTDPQGKTRYLNRVAEQLTGWSNELAQGLDIWETLKLVDEHTGAPLEHVAIKCLRQRQAIGISTHAQLVTREGRHIAVEDSAAPIWSRDGEILGAVVVFRDVSHERKLSQQLSWQATHDALTGLINRREFEHLVAGALHTAKQDGHTHALLYLDLDQFKVINDTCGHGAGDVLLQLLAKMLQGRMRDSDILARLGGDELGVLLPHCPLDHARQIGEQLRQSIRDFRFAWDNRSFELGVSIGIVEINQDSKSMSELLSAADQACYLAKEQGRNRIHVYQESDVMLAQRHGEMLWISRLNEAFAHDYFRLYAMPIVHLHDREEHHDEVLIRIRNSKGDLILPGAFIPAAERYDMMLPIDRWVIRAVCAHIESVRDSLPPLEALAESRRRAPALYSVNLSGMSLADTGLHDYITEQFVQFAIAPEQICFEITETAVIANLPKAQVFMRQLKAMGCRFSLDDFGSGFSSFGYLKALPVDYLKIDGVFVRDIATNAINRAMVKAINEVGHVMGLQTVAEYVEDEATLAVIRELGIDYAQGYAVGGLRPLTAGVD
- a CDS encoding DUF808 domain-containing protein translates to MAGSSLLALLDDIASILDDVSLMTKVAAKKTAGVLGDDLALNAQQVAGVRAERELPVVWAVAVGSLKNKAILVPAALAISAFAPWAITPLLMVGGAYLCFEGFEKIAHKYLHPDDSHKAELAQALRDPQVDLVALEKDKIKGAIRTDFILSAEIIVIALGTVAAATFAEQVAVVVGIAIIMTVGVYGLVAGIVKLDDAGFYLSARKGAGALMDGVRGLGRMLVSAAPKLMKFLSVVGTLAMFMVGGGILTHGWPWASAMLHHAEEAVGSVAGIGPVLAAVTPSLINAVAGLIAGGLVLAGVTAVSALLRMIKPSK
- a CDS encoding sulfite exporter TauE/SafE family protein, producing MNALSLVPMFLVGLAGSVHCIGMCGGIVGALSISGGAAPAPARPVIAIAVARPALQTTVQANVLRVLAYNGGRIGSYMLAGALAGSLAGAGMLHMASLQVAGYWLANLMLVALGLYLMDAWRGLARLEAAGNVVWRRVRPLLKPLMPMDTPFKALAVGGLWGWVPCGMVYSALLTAMMQGSALRGAATMAAFGLGTLPTLLGMGLLGTRLRTQMQRRPVRIASGVLVLGFGLLGLLRAANGVSLGWLDALCVTGHP
- the yiaA gene encoding inner membrane protein YiaA, which translates into the protein MQTSPAPRPSSAFIGASWAALLIGIVTYLSGLWNASMPLNEKGYYFTILVYGLFAAISLQKSVRDRAEGIAVTGIYFGLCWISVLLALLLLTVGLWNATLQNSEKGFYAMAFLLSLFAAVAVQKNVRDVARATPLAPQDVPGT
- a CDS encoding methyl-accepting chemotaxis protein, coding for MRQNLPVTNREVLVQDDQAIVSKTDMNGNIVYVNPYFSQVSGFSEAELLGSPQNIVRHPDMPAEAFADLWASIQAGTPWTGLVKNRCKNGDFYWVRANVTPIREAGKTIGYMSVRVKADKDQVKAAEEAYAAIRNKEGGNIVIKHGQIVRPGLAHLLHNLTHMSLNLRIWAATSIVNCLQLLVCIISLFASGGKITNYAIFGATLFGFLINVFLWYTLRMSVLKPLGKALNGARAIAAGDLSGSFETDSTDEMGQLLRALQQMNSNLIATIRDVRINVETMAVATKQIAVGNMDLSGRTESQAASLEETASSIEEFSSTVKQNADNSVQANELAVAASKVAVQGGEIVSEVITTMDDINTSSKKIVDIIGLIEGIAFQTNILALNAAVEAARAGEQGRGFAVVAGEVRNLAQRSSVAAKDIKQLIEISVGKVGAGMLQVNRAGATMEQVVSSVKQVTAIMQEISIASREQSIGVDQVNQAIAHMDQVTQQNAALVEEAAAAATRLAEEAASLSQAVSLFNFGKMPPPRRVAMPGGKGGAANAGKPAMKRLAA